A genome region from Macaca nemestrina isolate mMacNem1 chromosome 20, mMacNem.hap1, whole genome shotgun sequence includes the following:
- the LOC105495360 gene encoding paired-like homeodomain transcription factor LEUTX, which produces MHPSLVTMGKLASTLQLDLSVVKIWFKNQRAKWKRQQRQRMQPWPSLGPSNQTLSVKEEETPSAITTANIHPVSPRISDANDHGLHEPSDIKNPGGAGASVRDSSWDSRAHDIEQICLGASNPPWASTVCEIDEFVKIYDLPGEDDTSSLNQYIFPVCLEYDQLQSSA; this is translated from the exons ATGCACCCAAGTTTGGTTACCATGGGGAAACTGGCTTCAACGCTACAACTCGATCTATCCGTAGTAAAG ATTTGGTTCAAGAACCAGCGTGCCAAATGGAAGAGGCAGCAGCGGCAGCGAATGCAGCCATGGCCATCACTAGGACCATCAAACCAGACCCTTTCAGTGAAGGAGGAGGAGACTCCCTCAGCTATAACTACTGCAAACATTCATCCAGTAAGTCCCAGAATCTCTGATGCAAATGACCATGGTCTCCATGAGCCTTCTGATATCAAGAATCCGGGAGGAGCCGGCGCCTCTGTGAGGGATTCATCCTGGGACTCTCGGGCACATGACATTGAACAGATATGTCTGGGGGCTTCAAATCCTCCTTGGGCCTCCACTGTCTGTGAAATAGATGAATTTGTAAAGATCTACGACTTGCCAGGGGAAGATGACACCAGCAGCCTAAATCAGTATATTTTTCCAGTATGCCTTGAGTATGACCAGCTCCAATCTTCAGCGTAA